A stretch of DNA from Streptomyces rubradiris:
CGGGTCGAGGGAGGACATGACCTCATACTGATCTTTTGGGAGCGCTCCCACAAGTGATCGGACCGAGCCTGTCGTACAGTCCGGTGACCCGATCCGGGCCACGGGCCCCACCGGTGAGGCGGCGATGCGCCGGACCGGCCCGCCGGCCCGACCGGTCGGCCCCGCACGGGCGCCGGACGCACATAAGGAAGCCCTGGACAAGTCATAAGGGCGGCTTATGAGGTCATAGAGCAGACCCCCGTACCAGGTAAGGTCTGCCTTAGTTTAGGCTTCCTGATCAAGTCGCCCGTTCACGTTCGAAGGGAACCTGATCATGCCGCGCCCCCTGCGGGTAGCCATCGTCGGAGCCGGCCCCGCCGGGATCTACGCCGCCGACGCCCTGCTCAAATCCGAGGTGGCCGCCGACCCCGGTGTGTCCATCGACCTCTTCGAGCGGATGCCCGCCCCGTTCGGCCTGATCCGGTACGGCGTCGCGCCCGACCACCCGCGCATCAAGGGCATCATCACCGCCCTGCACCAGGTGCTCGACAAGCCGCAGATCCGTCTCTTCGGCAACGTCGACTACCCGGCGGACCTCAACCTGGACGACCTCCGCGCCTTCTACGACGCGGTGATCTTCTCCACCGGCGCGATGGCCGACCGCGCGCTGTCCATACCCGGTATCGACCTGGACGGCTCCTACGGCGCCGCCGACTTCGTGTCCTGGTACGACGGCCACCCGGACGTGCCGCGCACCTGGCCGCTCCAGGCGGAGAAGGTCGCCGTCCTCGGCGTCGGCAACGTGGCCCTGGACGTGGCCCGCATCCTGGCCAAGACCGCCGACGAGCTGCTGCCGACCGAGATCCCGCCGAACGTCTACGACGGCCTGAAGGCCAACAAGGCGGTGGAGATCCACGTCTTCGGCCGCCGTGGCCCGGCGCAGGCGAAGTTCAGCCCGATGGAGCTGCGGGAGCTGGACCACTCGCCGAACATCGAGGTCATCGTCGACCCCGAGGACATCGACTACGACGAGGGCTCGATCGAGACCCGGCGCGGCAACAAGCAGGCCGACATGGTCGCCAAGACGCTGGAGAACTGGGCGATCCGGGACATCGGCGACCGCCCGCACAAGCTCTACCTGCACTTCTTCGAGTCCCCGGCGGAGATCCTCGGCGAGGACGGCAAGGTCGTCGGCCTGCGCACCGAGCGCACCGCCCTGGACGGCACCGGCAACGTCAAGGGCACCGGCGCCTTCAAGGACTGGGACGTCACGGCGGTCTACCGCGCGGTCGGCTACCTCTCCGAGAAGCTGCCCAAGCTGCCCTGGGACGAGGACTCCGGGACCGTGCCGGACGAGGGCGGCCGGGTCATCGAGGACGGCGGCACCCACCTTCAGTCCACGTACGTCACCGGCTGGATCCGGCGCGGCCCGGTCGGCCTCATCGGCCACACCAAGGGTGACGCCAACGAGACCGTGGCCAACCTGCTGGACGACTTCGCGAACGGCAGGCTGCACAC
This window harbors:
- a CDS encoding FAD-dependent oxidoreductase; this encodes MPRPLRVAIVGAGPAGIYAADALLKSEVAADPGVSIDLFERMPAPFGLIRYGVAPDHPRIKGIITALHQVLDKPQIRLFGNVDYPADLNLDDLRAFYDAVIFSTGAMADRALSIPGIDLDGSYGAADFVSWYDGHPDVPRTWPLQAEKVAVLGVGNVALDVARILAKTADELLPTEIPPNVYDGLKANKAVEIHVFGRRGPAQAKFSPMELRELDHSPNIEVIVDPEDIDYDEGSIETRRGNKQADMVAKTLENWAIRDIGDRPHKLYLHFFESPAEILGEDGKVVGLRTERTALDGTGNVKGTGAFKDWDVTAVYRAVGYLSEKLPKLPWDEDSGTVPDEGGRVIEDGGTHLQSTYVTGWIRRGPVGLIGHTKGDANETVANLLDDFANGRLHTPSAPEPEAVDAFLAERNVRFTTWDGWYKLDAAERALGEPQGRERVKIVEREDMLRESGA